The nucleotide window CTTAGAAGCTTGCGCCGGCACTCAAACGAGAGCGAACGATACAGCTCGCCTTTTAATGAACATTGAACCAGCTCAGGGCCGGCTCTATCAAGGGAATCGCTTTTTAGGCAGCGCACTAGCTCTCGAGAAAACCCCGCTACCGCTTAGTCCCGGCGAATATTTTTTCACGGTCAAAGCACCACACTTTTTTCCCCACGATCTGCGGCTATTTCTCAAACCCGGCCTCACGAAAGTCTCCATCAAGCTGCGTCCTATCCCCCAATAGGCTTGCTTGAAGGAAACACGGACCAGCCGGAACAAGACAGCAAAGCACTACTTTTCTTCGGGCAGCATGTTTTTCACGGTCGGAATATTTCGCTTACTTAATAAGCTCTTAAAGAAGCTCATGGCTTCGGCAATGAGGGCAGCATCGGTACTGTCAAAGGTGATTGTTACGCAAGGAGGCCTGGCTACCAAGGGGTAGCTCCCTATAGCGAGCATCGGAAAAGCTTTTACAAGATCATCCAGCAAATCGACAATGTCGCATTCATCGGCGTAGATCCCGATTTTCTCCGATAGAAAAGCAGGATTCCCTTCAAAATATTTCTTTACGGCTTCAAACTTCATCCGGAAGTATTTAGGAACACCGGGGAAAATAAAAACGTTGTCCATGCGAAGTGTCGGAAAGGAAGAGCCCTCCTCATAAAGAAGCTCGACTCCCTGAGGAAGACGCGCCATTCGCAAGTGCCCGGCTGAAAGACACTGACCATAGTGCTCTTCAAATAGCTGAATGAACTGTTCGGATTCTTCCAAATCGACGTTAAAAGCACTCGCAATTGCCTCAAGCGTCAGGTCATCATGTGTGGGTCCGACGCCTCCGCTGGTGAAAACAATATCAAATGCAGTACGAAGCTCGTTCAATGATTTCGCAATGTCTGAGATTTCATCCGGAACGTAAACAACCCGTCCTAAGCTCACACCGAGCTCGAAAAGTCGCTCGGCCAAAAAAGGAGTGTTTTCGTCTCGAACTTTACCTTTGAGGAGTTCATCCCCAATAATTAACGCTGCCGCGGTTTTGGCAATACGATCGGGCCTGGGGCCACGGTCATCCACCAAGCTCAATCCCTAAACGTTGGGCCACACGAACAAGTTCATTGTCAGGCGAGACAAGTTTGCTTTCTTGTAAGGCATCACTTAGAGGCACATCAACAACATCTTGCCCCTTAAGACTCACTAAACGACCGGTAATACCATCGCGACAAAGTTCGGCCGCGCGTACGCCGAAACGTGATCCGAGCAGACGATCGAGCGATGATGGCGTTCCTCCACGCAACAGATGACCTAGCACCGTGACGCGAATCTCGTGCGAAATCCTATCTTCAAGTTCTTGCGCAAGACGGTGTCCTGCGCCACCCAAGCGTGCAAGGTGTCCGTCGTAACCCGCTTCGACTGTCGAAGCACGACCCCCTTTTGGCATCGCGCCTTCGCCGATGGCTACAATCGCAAAAGTTGCTCCGCGCTCAGCACGTGCATGAATAGCTGCCTCAACGCGTTCGATCTCGGGGATTTCCGGAATCAGGATAACGTCCGCGCCACCTGCAATACCAGCATGAAGAGCAATCCAGCCCGCATGACGGCCCATCAGTTCCACAATCATCACACGATCGTGCGATTCAGCAGTCGAATGCAAACCATCAATAGCCCAAGTCGCAGTTTGAACTGCGGTATCAAATCCAAAGGTAAAATCGGTGCCTCTAAGGTCATTGTCGATGGTTTTGGGGACGCCAATGCACTTGAGGCCCTTTTTCTGTAGCCTTATGGCGTGATTCATGGTGCCGTCGCCGCCCACCATCACCACAGTGTCAATCTCAAGTTCCTTGATTCGTTTTACAACGTCATCGGAGACGTCAACGATCGAAGTCTTACCGTCACTTCCCTTTACAGGGAAGGCAAAGGGATTGCCGCGATTGGAGCATCCAAGAATGCTACCCCCACGATGAACAATACCTTTTACGCTTTCGCTCTTGAGCGGCACGATGCCATCCGGCCTCATGAAACCTTCCATGCCGTCTTCGCTGCCAAAAACCTCAATCCCAAAAGATACACTCGCTTTGACGAACGCACGGAGGACCGCGTTAAGACCAGGAGCGTCACCGCCACCCGTAAGAATGCATACACGCTTTGCTGCTTTTTGACTCATGTGTTGTCTACCTGTGAATTATCCAATTTTGATTGATTGAGCTGATACATTGCGATTGCGGCGGCAACCGATGCATTCAGAGAGGCTACGGGGCCAGCCATGTCGATGCGTACTAATACATCACACGCCTCGCGTACAAGACGCCTAAGCCCTTTTCCCTCGGAACCTACCACGAGCACCTGCCCGTTTCGAGTTGAATTAATGCTGTTAATTTGCACATCGGATGCTGCATCGAGGCCGACAATCTCAAAGCCATAGTTTTCGCGCAACAAACAAAGCGCTTTGCCCAAATTTGTCACTCTGGCAATCCGGGCATGCTCAGTGGCTCCGGCTGCGGCCCGAACCACCGCTCCGCTGACCGGAGCTGCCCGATGTCGAGGGATTATCATGCCATCGAGGCCCAAACACACGGCAGTTCGAACAATAGCCCCGAAATTATGAGGATCGGTAAGCTCGTCAAGTGCGATGAAAAAAGGGCTCTTATTGGGGCACTCGCTCACCATCACCTCAAGATCGAGGTACGGAAACTCTCCGCCAATGCCTACCACCCCTTGGTGCCGCCCACCTTGAGCTAAGGCATCAAGCTGGCTTTCTGGGCAGATTCGCAGCTCAACACCTTGATGCTTTGCAAGATCCAGCAGTTCAGTTAGTCCCTGAGTGGCTTTTTCTGAGACACACAGGATATGTAGCGGAGCACGGCCACGCATGGCCTCACGTACTGCTTGTTTTCCGTAAACTCTTCTTTTCATGGATGATCCGATTCCGCTCTATTTAAAACCGTGGCAATTGAAGCAACGATCTGAGAAGCCGACCGTGCTGGATCTTTGGCGTCTCGAATCGGTCTGCCCACGACAAGCAAATTCGAGCCATGCTCTACCGCCCAGGCAGGATCAGCAACCCTTTTTTGATCGAAACTATCCGCCAAGGAGGGCCGAATGCCAGGTGTCACCAAAAAAGCATTCGGCCCAGCCACCTCGCGAAGCACGTGAAGCTCAGGAGCTGCGCAAACAAATCCGCTTACGCCTTGCTCAACCGCCATACACGCCAGGTCTCTGACTTGCTCAAGCGGTGGTTTCAATACACCGATAGCCTTTAGGTCTTTCTCGTCACTGCTAGTGAGTACGGTGACCGCTAGCGTACGCATGTTGCTGTGCGCGGTAGCCTTGAGAACCTGGCTCAAGGCCTCAGGTCCCGCACTCGCATGCACGGTCAATAGATCAACGCCAAGATCAGCAGCTGCTGCCGCAGCTCGCGCCATCGTTGCTGGAATATCGTGCAATTTTAAATCCAAAAAGCATTTCAAACCCAACGATCGCACTAACGAAACAGCTTCGCTTCCGGCCGAAGTAAACAACTCCAAGCCAACTTTCAAATAGCCAACCTCATGTTGAATACGACGGGCCAATGCCTGCGCCTCTTTCAAATTAGGAAGGTCCAAAGCGCATGCCAAGTGTTGTTTAGCTTTTGTCCTGATGTCGGTATCCATTAAAACCTGGGCGATCAGGTACCTGACTTTGGCTAAAAGTCCAGCCCACCCAATGGATCATCGGAATTTGAGCCCCCGCCTGAGGTCTTCTTCTTCGTGGAGCTGCCACTGCTACGACGCGAACTTTTTCGGCTACTGCGAGAACTGCTTGCCCGAGCACGTTCTGCGGCTTTTTCTCGCTCAAGCTTCTGCGCAGCTTCCTTCGCTAGTCGCTCGGCATCTTCTGCTTTGCGTTGTGCCTCGGCAGCTTCTTGAGCTAACCGTTGCTTTTCAGCTTCAGCCTCTTCGCGTTGCTCGCGCTCTATCTGAGCTTGCCTAGCCTGACGTTCAAGTTCCGGTTTGACCATGCCAAAATAGACACCAGCACCAGCACCGATAAGGACAACCGCCGCAACTGGAAGGACCCAGTGGGGTAATCCTTTTCGTTGCTTGGTCTCGATCTCAGCCAAATGCCGTTCATGAGCAAAGCGCTGTTGCTCTTGCTGGATTCGCTCTTGTTGCTCCATCTCCAGACGGACACGCAGCTCTGCTTCTTCTTTATTGCGAAGTTGACGTTCTTCTTCCTCGCGAAGTTTACGCTCTTCGGCAAGCTTGGCTTCTTGCTCAGCCCTTAGAGCGGCTTCTTTTGCTTCACGCACACGAGCCTCTTCGGCTTCGCGACGTAAACGTTCTTCTTCTTCTCGTTTCTTTCGAGAGTCTTCTTCCGCTTTGATGCGGTCTTCTTCGAGGTTCATTAACTCTCGAAGGTTAAATAAAACGGAAGACTCGTTATCCTGATCAGACATAATGGCTCTATTTGTAAATTTAACAGCCAGTTGGGTACACTGTCAATGAAACGGGTCCATTATCCAGAACTTCAAGCTTCTCAAGGGGCGTTATGACAACTGAAATCAAGGCACACATCACCGGTACTGTATGGAAAGTTGAGAAAAAGCAGGTGATTCGGTCACCAAAGGAGAGGCCATCGTGATCTTGGAATCCATGAAAATGGAGCTGCCCGTCGAATCTCCCTGCGATGGCACGGTCAAAAGCATTGTTTGCAAGGAGGTGACTCGGTCAATCAGGGTCAAGTTCTTGCCACA belongs to Myxococcales bacterium and includes:
- a CDS encoding competence/damage-inducible protein A, with amino-acid sequence MVDDRGPRPDRIAKTAAALIIGDELLKGKVRDENTPFLAERLFELGVSLGRVVYVPDEISDIAKSLNELRTAFDIVFTSGGVGPTHDDLTLEAIASAFNVDLEESEQFIQLFEEHYGQCLSAGHLRMARLPQGVELLYEEGSSFPTLRMDNVFIFPGVPKYFRMKFEAVKKYFEGNPAFLSEKIGIYADECDIVDLLDDLVKAFPMLAIGSYPLVARPPCVTITFDSTDAALIAEAMSFFKSLLSKRNIPTVKNMLPEEK
- a CDS encoding 6-phosphofructokinase gives rise to the protein MSQKAAKRVCILTGGGDAPGLNAVLRAFVKASVSFGIEVFGSEDGMEGFMRPDGIVPLKSESVKGIVHRGGSILGCSNRGNPFAFPVKGSDGKTSIVDVSDDVVKRIKELEIDTVVMVGGDGTMNHAIRLQKKGLKCIGVPKTIDNDLRGTDFTFGFDTAVQTATWAIDGLHSTAESHDRVMIVELMGRHAGWIALHAGIAGGADVILIPEIPEIERVEAAIHARAERGATFAIVAIGEGAMPKGGRASTVEAGYDGHLARLGGAGHRLAQELEDRISHEIRVTVLGHLLRGGTPSSLDRLLGSRFGVRAAELCRDGITGRLVSLKGQDVVDVPLSDALQESKLVSPDNELVRVAQRLGIELGG
- the rlmB gene encoding 23S rRNA (guanosine(2251)-2'-O)-methyltransferase RlmB — encoded protein: MKRRVYGKQAVREAMRGRAPLHILCVSEKATQGLTELLDLAKHQGVELRICPESQLDALAQGGRHQGVVGIGGEFPYLDLEVMVSECPNKSPFFIALDELTDPHNFGAIVRTAVCLGLDGMIIPRHRAAPVSGAVVRAAAGATEHARIARVTNLGKALCLLRENYGFEIVGLDAASDVQINSINSTRNGQVLVVGSEGKGLRRLVREACDVLVRIDMAGPVASLNASVAAAIAMYQLNQSKLDNSQVDNT
- the pyrF gene encoding orotidine-5'-phosphate decarboxylase; amino-acid sequence: MDTDIRTKAKQHLACALDLPNLKEAQALARRIQHEVGYLKVGLELFTSAGSEAVSLVRSLGLKCFLDLKLHDIPATMARAAAAAADLGVDLLTVHASAGPEALSQVLKATAHSNMRTLAVTVLTSSDEKDLKAIGVLKPPLEQVRDLACMAVEQGVSGFVCAAPELHVLREVAGPNAFLVTPGIRPSLADSFDQKRVADPAWAVEHGSNLLVVGRPIRDAKDPARSASQIVASIATVLNRAESDHP